A window from Cryptomeria japonica chromosome 1, Sugi_1.0, whole genome shotgun sequence encodes these proteins:
- the LOC131069139 gene encoding inositol-3-phosphate synthase, with translation MFINKFRVESPNVKYTEERIESVYDYQTTELVHENRSGKYEWVVKTKSVKYEFKTDTRLPKLGVMLVGWGGNNGSTLTAGVIANREGISWVTKDKVQQANYFGSLTQASTCRIGSYNGEEIYAPFKSLLPMVDPNDIVFGGWDISNLNLADAMARAKVLDIDLQKQLRPYMQDMLPLPGVFDPDFIAANQGERANNIIKGSKKEQVQQIVQDIREFKAKTKVDRVVVLWTANTERYSDVMVGLNDTKETLLASLERDEPEISPSTLYALACIQENVPFINGSPQNTFVPGLIELAIENNSLIGGDDFKSGQTKMKSVLVDFLVGAGIKPTAIVSYNHLGNNDGMNLSAPQTFRSKEISKSNVVDDMVSSNAILYGPGEHPDHVVVIKYVPYVGDSKRAMDEYTSEIFMGGKSTIVLHNTCEDSLLAAPLILDLVLLAELSTRIHLKKESEAKFHSFHPVATILSYLTKAPLVPPGTPVVNALAKQRAMLENIMRACVGLAPENNMMLEYK, from the exons ATGTTTATTAACAAGTTTCGAGTGGAAAGCCCCAATGTGAAGTATACTGAGGAGAGAATTGAGTCTGTGTATGATTATCAGACCACTGAGCTTGTTCATGAGAACAGGAGTGGGAAGTATGAGTGGGTCGTCAAGACCAAGTCGGTTAAATATGAGTTCAAGACTGATACCAGGCTTCCCAAGCTCGG GGTCATGCTCGTGGGATGGGGTGGAAATAACGGCTCCACACTGACCGCGGGTGTTATTGCCAACAGAGA AGGAATCTCTTGGGTGACAAAGGATAAAGTACAGCAGGCAAATTACTTTGGGTCTCTCACCCAAGCCTCCACTTGTAGAATCGGTTCTTATAATGGTGAAGAGATTTATGCTCCTTTCAAGAGCCTCCTTCCCATG GTGGACCCTAACGATATTGTTTTTGGGGGTTGGGACATTAGCAACCTGAATTTGGCAGATGCCATGGCCCGAGCCAAGGTACTCGACATTGACCTCCAGAAGCAGCTGCGACCTTACATGCAAGACATGCTGCCTCTTCCTGGCGTCTTTGACCCCGATTTTATAGCTGCAAACCAAGGTGAAAGAGCAAATAATATTATCAAGGGTTCAAAGAAGGAACAGGTGCAGCAAATTGTTCAAGACATTAG GGAGTTTAAGGCAAAAACAAAGGTGGACAGAGTAGTAGTTCTCTGGACCGCCAATACAGAACGGTACAGTGACGTTATGGTGGGGCTGAATGACACAAAGGAGACTCTTCTGGCATCTCTGGAAAGGGACGAGCCTGAGATCTCGCCCTCAACTCTTTATGCTTTGGCCTGTATTCAGGAGAACGTTCCTTTCATCAATGGCAGTCCTCAGAATACCTTTGTTCCAG GTCTGATAGAGCTGGCCATTGAGAATAACAGTCTTATTGGAGGGGACGACTTCAAGAGTGGTCAGACAAAGATGAAATCCGTGCTAGTGGATTTCCTTGTTGGTGCCGGTATCAAG CCAACCGCCATTGTGAGCTACAATCACTTAGGAAACAACGACGGGATGAATCTGTCAGCGCCACAGACTTTCCGCTCTAAGGAAATTTCAAAGAGCAATGTTGTAGATGACATGGTTTCCAGCAATGCTATTTTGTATGGGCCTGGTGAACACCCTGACCATGTGGTTGTCATCAAG TATGTTCCCTATGTTGGAGACAGCAAGAGAGCCATGGACGAATACACTTCTGAAATTTTCATGGGAGGGAAGAGTACCATTGTACTCCACAACACCTGTGAAGACTCTTTGCTTGCAGCTCCTTTAATATTGGATCTGGTATTACTTGCAGAACTTAGCACCAGGATTCACCTTAAGAAAGAGAGCGAG GCCAAATTCCACTCTTTCCACCCTGTGGCAACTATTCTGAGCTACCTCACCAAAGCCCCATTG GTTCCCCCTGGTACTCCTGTGGTAAATGCCCTGGCAAAACAGAGGGCTATGCTTGAGAACATAATGAGGGCATGCGTGGGACTGGCACCGGAGAATAACATGATGTTAGAGTATAAGTGA